The segment TGAATCCCGACTCATTCCGATTAGGTAAATAGGTGACGAGTTCGTTTGAGCTCTCGAATCCGTGGTGCATAATTTCCGCTTTTAGCGTATGAATGCAGGTGTAAAACTGGTCTCTCATCAGTTTCGATGACAAATTACTTTTGCTTCCATTGGACTTGGCAATTATTTCTCTGGTGATATTGGGGTTACACCTTATTGTTACTACTCCAGTACCGGTGATTATGCTCAAGTGGGTGGAGTTTCTGGAATATTAGCACCAGGGAATATTATCACCAGGATGAATCAAGATGCCGCTAGTGACTATGGGGGGTAGTTCGCATCCGCAGTGCTGTCAACTAATATGACAATGAGAAACTCGACAGTGAATAAGTGTCGAATTACCTCGGAAGACGGTTAATTCTCAGAGGACTCGTGTCTATGTAAGAATATGTCTTTGTAAGAATCATCGCAAAACTGAAATCCGAATAACGTGAGTTCCGGAGGGTCGTCTATTCAGAGCAGATGGCTTCTGAGTGTGTCTCATAATCTTTTCGTATCATGTCACATTTATGTTATTTGAAAACAGTGAAAATCATGCCCGCAGAGAGAGACGACTTCCTAATTTCATAGAATTGATGAGCATATGCGAATTATTACATTCAATCTGACTACCGTATTCTTGATCCTGGTCTGTTGCTCCCGTATTCCGGCTCAAGACGCAGGTCAGATGCCTCAAGCAGTTCTGATTCAGTATGATGATGAATCAATTTCAATCGTCCCCTTGAGTTCTCCCCAGGACCCAGCGCTTCAGTCGGCTGAGGGAATTCTTCTATGGGCAGACCGGGGAATGGAACAATGGCGTCCCTACCCCCAAAACCCGTCTGAGGAAAAAATCGAATTGGTGAATGGTTTGATCCAACCTACTCGTTCGCCCGATGCCACTTCGAGTATTTCGGTATCTGCATTTACAACGCAACTTGATCAACTGACAGGACTCGCACTCTTCCGCGGAAACGGATTTATCTCACCTGCCGCTGGTGCAATGCACCTCAATCCCAAAATCGTCATTCGCCGGGAAGCTCAGGAGGGAGACGTCGCTTATCCTGCGGTGACGCTCACCTTGCTTCGTGGGAACGAGGAAGTCTTAACGTTTCCAGTAACTGAAGGCACATCACGTATTACGTGGAGCGAAATCCCACAAATTCCCGAGTCATTTCAGGAGGGGCTTACTTCTGGCGAATATACTTTGCGTGAGGCCGATGGAGACCGTTCTGTTACTTTTGAAATTGAAAGTCCTGAAAACTTCGAATGGGTGATGGAATGGCCCGAAGAACTGAAGCCTCTTCTAGGGGATGATGAAGGTCCGTTGTATGTGCATCTCGTTGTCGAACATCTGCTCGGTCAGCTTGACGAAGAAGGGAAACCGATCCCTTATTATTCTGATGCGCTCGATCTGATCGAAACATTACCAGAGGGGGAACGGACGACAGCCCTCGAACAGACACGAAAGGTGATACTCTCAAGACTGGAGGGAGAAGAAGAAAATGTTTCTTATCTGGCACCGACTGGTGTACCACTCATTGATCAAGCTCGCGAGTTGATCGCGAATGGTAAATGGGAGCAGGCTAATCAACTGCTTGATTCGTCCGAGCTTAAAGATGGAGGACGAAAGGAAGGTCTCGCTGCACTCTATCGGGCAGTGATATTAACGGAATCGGGATTGAGTCAAACGATGAATGCGATTGCCGAATATAGGCAAGCAAGTCTGTTGCTGCAAAACAGCGATGCTGCAGATCGCTTTCGAATCAGCAATAACTACGGTGGTTTTCTACTGAATCAAACTCAGGACCGTCTGTATAATCATGCATTCAGCATCGCGACGGGAACCTCGAATGTTCTTCTGGAGTCGGCTCTCTTCTGGAACCTCGCACGAGCTCAGTATGAATCTGCTCAAGAACTGGCCAGTGAGCTTTCAGACAGTCACGCCGCAGTGGTAGAGGTGAATCAAGCTCGCCTGTTCGCAGTACTTGCGGATCTCATCCGTACGCTAGATCGTCCAGACGACGAAGAAAGACTATTTGATCGCGCCGTGGCAAGGGCGACCCTGTTCGCTCACGAAAAAGCCAGTGCAGCCAGTAATAACGAATCCACCGACGCGATTACACGTGCATCGGCATATGAAATTCTTGCGCAAATCGCCTTTCGCAAACAGCAGTTTGAAGAAAGCCGCAATGAAGCGAAACTGGCTGAAGCGGCTTATCTTGATGCTGGATCACTGGCTGGTGTGGAAAGCGTCCGGCGACTCCGAGGTTTGATTGCTCTACGGCATCAAGGGGAAGGTTCTCCCGAGGACGCGCTCACTCACCTGCTTATCTCACACGAAATTGCCGAACTCTTGCGAGAACAGATTCCTGATGACCAGATTGGAATAAGCCGCGCCGGATTTCTAGCCCGCCGTACTTATGTGAACGAGTTGATCATTGGGTTGCTTGTCGAGAAGAAGGAGTATAAACGCGCATTATCTTTCGTCGAACTAGCCAAGGCCCGTTCTTTGGAGGACGTCCTGATTGAACAACCGGTTGAAGAGAGTGACGCTTCAGCTTCGCAGCGAACGCTCACCGAAATTCTCGAAGCCTGGCCAAAGAATACCACAGTCCTGGAATATTATCTCGGCGGAGATCGGAGTTGGGTCTTTATCATTAGCCCCGAGGGAGAGGTTGTCGCACATGTTCTCTCCAGGCTTGATGAGAAGCCGTGGCCTTCACGGCAACTTGTTACGGGTGTTAAACAGCTGCAGCAGAACCTTGGCAGTCAGGCAGTCAAGATGCGTCAACGACTCGTTGCTCGTCAGGGATTTGACAATGCGTGGCAGCAAGAACTGCACGAATTCTATAATGTTCTGATTCCAAACGATGCCCGGGAACAGATTGCTCAATCAGAGAGTCTGATTGTCATCCCGCATCATGTTCTGCATTATTTTCCATTTGCAGCACTCGTAACTAAACTCGACGATGCCGCCGATTCCAAAGGAGTTGCTAAACCTGAATTCTGGATTGATGCTGGTTTTAATCTCTCTTTTGCCCCTTCTCTGTCGACGTGGGACCTCTTGCGGCAGAACTCGACTCCGTTGCAATCGGCCAACGCCGTTGGCATCGTTGAATTTGAAGACGCTCCCCGATTACCGGGTGTCGAGCTGGACCTTGCTAACATGCGACTTGCCTTTAAAGGGAAAGTAAACAAGGTTGTTCCAGGAGATAAGGCGACCGAAGCGAATGTAATAAATCTTCTGCAACAACCGGGCCTGTTATTGTTTTCTACCCATGGTCAAAACCTGCCCGATAATCCCCTGATGAGCTACCTGTTATGTCGATCCGATGCGGAGCACGACGGTAAACTTACTGGTAGAGAGTTATATTCCATGCCGATTGAAGCGGATCTCATTGTGATGAGCGCTTGTTATTCTGGACTCGCTGATCGCTCTCCATTGCCCAGCGACGACCTGTTTGGCCTGCAGCGGGCGTTGCTTCATTCTGGCTCGCAAACGGTCCTTTCTGGACTGTGGGATATCTACGATGCAACTGGACCGATCCTGATCAACGAATTCTTTGAGAGAATGGCCAACGGAGAAGACGCTGCTAAAGCCTTGACTGAGTCGCAGCGTAGCTTTCTCAATGAACGACGTAACTCCGGAAAGACAGAACCATGGCTGCACCCTTACTTCTGGGCCGTCTACACTGTCTCGGGTAACGATCAGATTCACTTCAGTACGGCTAAATGATCATGCTTAC is part of the Polystyrenella longa genome and harbors:
- a CDS encoding CHAT domain-containing protein, producing the protein MRIITFNLTTVFLILVCCSRIPAQDAGQMPQAVLIQYDDESISIVPLSSPQDPALQSAEGILLWADRGMEQWRPYPQNPSEEKIELVNGLIQPTRSPDATSSISVSAFTTQLDQLTGLALFRGNGFISPAAGAMHLNPKIVIRREAQEGDVAYPAVTLTLLRGNEEVLTFPVTEGTSRITWSEIPQIPESFQEGLTSGEYTLREADGDRSVTFEIESPENFEWVMEWPEELKPLLGDDEGPLYVHLVVEHLLGQLDEEGKPIPYYSDALDLIETLPEGERTTALEQTRKVILSRLEGEEENVSYLAPTGVPLIDQARELIANGKWEQANQLLDSSELKDGGRKEGLAALYRAVILTESGLSQTMNAIAEYRQASLLLQNSDAADRFRISNNYGGFLLNQTQDRLYNHAFSIATGTSNVLLESALFWNLARAQYESAQELASELSDSHAAVVEVNQARLFAVLADLIRTLDRPDDEERLFDRAVARATLFAHEKASAASNNESTDAITRASAYEILAQIAFRKQQFEESRNEAKLAEAAYLDAGSLAGVESVRRLRGLIALRHQGEGSPEDALTHLLISHEIAELLREQIPDDQIGISRAGFLARRTYVNELIIGLLVEKKEYKRALSFVELAKARSLEDVLIEQPVEESDASASQRTLTEILEAWPKNTTVLEYYLGGDRSWVFIISPEGEVVAHVLSRLDEKPWPSRQLVTGVKQLQQNLGSQAVKMRQRLVARQGFDNAWQQELHEFYNVLIPNDAREQIAQSESLIVIPHHVLHYFPFAALVTKLDDAADSKGVAKPEFWIDAGFNLSFAPSLSTWDLLRQNSTPLQSANAVGIVEFEDAPRLPGVELDLANMRLAFKGKVNKVVPGDKATEANVINLLQQPGLLLFSTHGQNLPDNPLMSYLLCRSDAEHDGKLTGRELYSMPIEADLIVMSACYSGLADRSPLPSDDLFGLQRALLHSGSQTVLSGLWDIYDATGPILINEFFERMANGEDAAKALTESQRSFLNERRNSGKTEPWLHPYFWAVYTVSGNDQIHFSTAK